One Triticum dicoccoides isolate Atlit2015 ecotype Zavitan chromosome 4B, WEW_v2.0, whole genome shotgun sequence genomic window carries:
- the LOC119291227 gene encoding probable mitochondrial-processing peptidase subunit beta, mitochondrial: MAFRRLLSAAVRRRSAAAAAAAGNAREASTAVAAGPGAIAPDAPAVHAPVMAYDRIADAVNARVRRLEHPDPRFLRYASPVPAHVDHTAILEAPETKVTTLDNGLRVATESSLSSRTATVGVWIDAGSRYETEEAAGVAHFVEHMLFKGTGTRSAGQLEQEIEDMGGHLNAYTSREQTTYYAKVLDKDVARAMNVLADILQDSKLEDNRIERERSVILREMEEVQGQSEEVIFDHLHATAFQYTSLGRPILGSADNVKSITKKNLIDYIQKHYTASRMVITAAGAVKHDDIVQQAKELFKSLPTDPTTTNMLVAEQPAIFTGSEVRIIDDDMPLAQFAVAFNGASWTDPDSIALMVMQTMLGSWNKSAGGGKHMGSELVQRVAINDIAESIMAFNTNYKDTGLFGVYAVAKADCLDDLAFAIMQEMSKLSYRVTEEDVIRARNQLKSSIQLHLDGSTAVVEDIGRQQLIYGRRIPIPELFARIDAVDPSTIRRVANRFIFDQDIAIAAMGPIQSLPDYNWFRRRTYMLRY, encoded by the exons ATGGCGTTCCGCCGACTCCTCTCGGCCGCAGTGCGCCGCCGctccgccgcggcggcggcggcggccgggaacGCGCGCGAGGCCTCCACGGCTGTCGCCGCGGGCCCCGGCGCCATCGCCCCCGACGCGCCCGCCGTCCACGCCCCGGTGATGGCGTACGACCGGATCGCCGACGCTGTCAACGCGCGCGTCCGCCGCCTCGAGCACCCGGACCCCCGCTTCCTCCGCTACGCCAGCCCCGTCCCCGCGCACGTCGACCACACCGCCATCCTCGAGGCGCCGGAGACCAAGGTCACCACGCTCGACAACGGCCTGCGCGTCGCCACCGAGTCCTCTCTCTCCTCGCGCACGGCCACCGTTGGTGTCTGGATCGACGCCGGGAGCAGGTACGAgacggaggaggcggccggggtcgCCCATTTCGTGGAGCACATGCTGTTCAAGGGCACGGGGACGCGCAGCGCCGGGCAGctcgagcaggagatcgaggacatGGGCGGCCACCTCAACGCCTACACCTCGCGGGAGCAGACCACCTACTACGCCAAGGTGCTCGACAAGGACGTGGCACGTGCCATGAATGTTCTCGCGGACATTTTGCAGGACTCTAAGCTCGAGGACAACCGCATTGAACGCGAGCGCAGTGTCATTCTCCGAGAGATGGAGGAG GTTCAGGGACAGTCGGAGGAAGTTATATTCGATCATCTCCATGCAACTGCATTCCAGTATACTTCTCTTGGCAGGCCAATCTTGGGTTCTGCTGATAATGTCAAGTCTATCACCAAAAAGAATCTCATAGACTACATTCAAAAGCATTACACGGCTTCTAGAATG GTCATTACTGCTGCTGGTGCTGTTAAGCATGATGATATTGTACAACAGGCAAAAGAGCTGTTCAAATCGCTGCCAACTGACCCTACAACAACTAACATGTTGGTTGCTGAGCAGCCAGCCATTTTTACTGGTTCTGAG GTACGAATCATTGATGATGACATGCCCCTTGCCCAATTTGCTGTTGCCTTCAATGGAGCATCCTGGACAGATCCTGATTCTATTGCATTAATGGTTATGCAAACTATGCTTGGTTCGTGGAACAAGAGTGCTGGAGGAGGGAAGCACATGGG TTCGGAGCTTGTACAGAGAGTAGCAATCAATGACATAGCTGAGAGTATAATGGCATTCAATACAAACTATAAGGACACTGGCCTGTTTGGTGTCTATGCTGTTGCTAAG GCTGATTGCTTGGATGATTTGGCTTTTGCAATTATGCAAGAGATGAGCAAATTATCATACAGGGTTACTGAAGAGGATGTTATTCGTGCACGCAATCAG TTGAAATCCTCCATCCAACTCCACCTTGATGGCTCCACTGCTGTTGTTGAGGATATTGGACGCCAG CAACTCATCTATGGCCGTAGAATTCCCATTCCTGAGCTTTTTGCTAGAATAGATGCAGTTGATCCCAGCACTATTAGGCGTGTTGCAAACCGCTTCATCTTTGACCAG GATATTGCCATCGCTGCCATGGGACCAATTCAGTCTCTTCCAGACTACAACTGGTTCAGACGCAGGACCTACATGCTCCGTTACTAG
- the LOC119291228 gene encoding neurofilament heavy polypeptide-like has translation MATGAAAKTPTKPSAPAAPKTPAKPAPSAAATAAKTPARPPSSAAATAKTPARSVSRARFAHASENSDPNILASPPRTTSKTPAKPAAAATFSASVRKKRATPAPPPPVPQRRFLVAKKGAHRRRQAGASGGGGQFDFDKCREAAREALRASHEEFFLKERAVSAASEEQESQKEEEAAEDDANSAAVVEEGEGAEVADLEGSGKVRAIRSRVMAKAMNSVPDAGAGRVKHLVHAFESLLSISGATADSERAGEEAWALPGLQPWNEGSEGSPVAVFSSSDFMSMGPTRLCSSLDGKSNRSSWDSQTGGRRSRRNSSESLRSSWNKKLKVTSQHPFKLRTEQRGRAKEQQFIQKVQEMLIEDEKKRMHIAQGLPWTTDEPECLIKPPVKERTEPVDLVLHSDVRAVERAEFDQYVSEKTKFGEELRLERERQQKLEEEEMIRQLRKELVPKAQPMPYFDRPFIPKKSSKTITIPKEPNFHLRPERLSCDAWSLES, from the exons ATGGCGACCGGGGCGGCGGCGAAGACTCCGACCAAGCCATCGGCCCCCGCGGCGCCCAAGACCCCGGCCAAGCCC GCGCCCTCggccgcggcgacggcggcgaagaCTCCCGCAAGGCCCCCgtcctcggcggcggcgacggcgaagaccCCGGCCAGGTCCGTCTCCCGCGCGCGGTTCGCGCACGCCTCCGAGAACTCCGACCCCAACATCCTCGCCTCCCCTCCCCGGACCACGTCCAAGACCCCCGccaagcccgccgccgccgccaccttctcCGCCTCCGTCAGGAAGAAGCGTGCCacgcccgccccgccgccgccggtcccGCAGCGCCGCTTCCTCGTGGCGAAGAAGGGAGCGCATCGGCGGAGGCAAGCCGGCGCGAGCGGAGGAGGCGGCCAGTTCGACTTCGACAAGTGCCGCGAGGCCGCCCGCGAGGCGCTGCGCGCGTCGCACGAGGAGTTCTTCCTCAAGGAGCGCGCGGTGTCCGCGGCCAGCGAGGAGCAGGAGTcgcagaaggaggaggaagcggccgAAGATGACGCAAACAGTGCCGCTGTTGTCGAGGAGGGGGAGGGAGCGGAGGTGGCGGATTTGGAGGGGAGCGGCAAAGTTAGAGCGATTCGGAGCAGAGTCATGGCCAAGGCGATGAACAGCGTGCCAGATGCTGGGGCGGGCCGTGTCAAGCACCTGGTGCATGCCTTCGAGAGCCTGCTCTCCATCTCCGGGGCCACTGCCGACTCCGAACGGGCAGGCGAGGAGGCCTGGGCGCTGCCTGGATTGCAGCCATGGAACGAGGGGAGTGAGGGCTCGCCGGTGGCAGTGTTCTCCTCGTCCGATTTCATGAGCATGGGACCAACCAGACTTTGCAGTTCACTCGATGGCAAGAGCAACAG ATCTAGCTGGGACAGCCAGACCGGAGGACGCAGGAGCCGGCGGAAC TCATCCGAATCACTAAGGAGCAGCTGGAATAAAAAGCTCAAGGTCACTAGCCAGCATCCCTTCAAGCTGAGAACAGAG CAAAGGGGAAGAGCtaaagaacaacagtttattcagaAAGTCCAGGAAATGCTAATTGAGGATGAGAAGAAGCGCATGCATATTGCTCAAGGACTTCCGTGGACAACAGATGAGCCTGAG TGCTTGATTAAGCCACCAGTCAAGGAAAGAACAGAGCCAGTCGACCTTGTTCTACATAGTGATGTGCGCGCAGTTGAACGTGCTGAATTTGATCAATAT GTGTCAGAGAAGACCAAGTTCGGTGAGGAATTAAGATTGGAGCGGGAACGTCAACAAAAGTTAGAGGAGGAAGAAATGATAAGACAGCTGAGGAAAGAGCTTGTTCCTAAAGCACAGCCAATGCCGTATTTTGATCGGCCATTCATCCCCAAAAA GTCATCAAAGACAATAACAATTCCGAAGGAGCCAAACTTTCATCTCCGGCCTGAAAGGTTATCATG CGATGCATGGTCACTGGAAAGCTGA